One Serinus canaria isolate serCan28SL12 chromosome Z, serCan2020, whole genome shotgun sequence DNA window includes the following coding sequences:
- the LOC127061028 gene encoding E3 ubiquitin-protein ligase Topors-like, with the protein MSRRENQADAVRAWANLWEQAHMATGKEWSCPICCDAPDDVAYAMPCGHRFCLGCILRWAERNPACPLCRRSILTVKFSDHGGDDYLHCVITPPRELPETSSQAAEAPGRLAENRPPGPADSLAFSPQGITAPAQQQAVGAEAVGGILPELWAELFRRRRNLLDPVRPWLRQGLEMIYGGEWYQVKSAESGIVLALCVYGPDREVLVQRLQPRLQQYTASLVHGILNIIETQCSEEVQRLRHSHTAREEDEIPAASSDPPASQEGAPTLSQAPSNGIANFNTEEEGSTLETALHGHSRHSPSVSIPAEQEQPQEELGETRVPAGSSAPSQGSDPSLATSQRRRKRRTPGSLDASHSSKRQRRDQL; encoded by the exons ATGAGCAGAAGAGAAAACCAGGCAG ATGCTGTCAGAGCCTGGGCCAATCTGTGGGAACAAGCACACATGGCCACGGGGAAGGAGTGGAGCTGCCCCATCTGCTGCGATGCACCAGATGACGTCGCTTACGCGATGCCCTGCGGCCACCGATTCTGCCTTGGCTGCATCCTGCGTTGGGCAGAAAGAAATCCTGCCTGCCCACTCTGCAGAAGATCCATCTTGACAGTGAAGTTTTCTGACCATGGTGGAGATGACTACCTACACTGTGTTATCACACCTCCCAGAGAGTTGCCAGAGAcgagcagccaggcagcagaaGCTCCTGGACGCCTGGCTGAAAACAGaccccctggccctgcagatTCCCTTGCTTTCTCTCCACAAGGAATAAcagcccctgctcagcagcaggctgTAGGAGCAGAGGCCGTGGGTGGCATCCTGCCTGAGCTTTGGGCAGAACTTTTCCGAAGACGACGGAACCTCCTGGACCCTGTGAGGCCCTGGCTGCGCCAGGGGCTGGAGATGATATATGGGGGCGAGTGGTATCAGGTGAAGAGTGCAGAGAGCGGCATCGTGCTCGCACTCTGTGTCTATGGTCCAGACAGAGAAGTCTTGGTCCAGAGATTGCAGCCCCGTCTCCAGCAATACACTGCATCACTGGTCCATGGCATCCTCAATATCATTGAGACCCAGTGCAGTGAGGAGGTTCAGAGGCTGCGGCACTCTCAcactgccagggaggaggatgagatccctgctgccagctctgatcCCCCTGCCTCCCAGGAGGGTGCTCCCACCCTCAGCCAGGCCCCATCCAATGGCATCGCAAATTTCAACACAGAGGAGGAAGGCAGCACATTGGAGACTGCCCTTCATGGACATTCCAGACACTCCCCAtctgtgtccatccctgcagagcaggagcagccccaggaagagctgggggAGACAAGAGTGCCTGCAGGTTCCTCTGCTCCTAGCCAGGGCAGTGACCCCTCACTTGCAACATCCCAGCGCCGCCGAAAGAGAAGGACCCCTGGGTCCCTAGATGCCTCCCATTCCAGCAAGAGGCAGCGCCGTGATCAGCTCTAG